The Phycisphaeraceae bacterium genome window below encodes:
- a CDS encoding aminotransferase class V-fold PLP-dependent enzyme, with translation MADAERPLVYLDHAATSWPKSEAVLDAMVRFAREGAGNPGRSGHRLAVSAGRVVSGARGAISRLMGVGDPSRVVFGQNGTDALNLAIVGMAAGLEGRFHVVTTALEHNSVMRPLETLRRAGRVELTAVEFDAEGFVSASEVLGAVREETRLVVMSHASNVLGTVQPVEEVAAGLVGRDVLLCVDAAQTAGVVPIEMGGLGADLLAFSGHKGLGGPTGTGVLCLSERATGRVRAVRSGGTGGDSISTVQPEGLPERLEAGTANTIGLAGLLAAIEIVEAEGVAGRWDRERALRDRLVAGLRGIGGVRVLGPVSSEGCVGVVSFVAEGMEAGTLAGVLDSSFGIAVRDGLHCSPGVHGALGLLPEGAVRVSVGPGTTGDEVDALVGALSAVLG, from the coding sequence ATGGCCGATGCGGAGCGCCCGCTAGTTTATCTGGATCATGCTGCGACGAGCTGGCCGAAGTCGGAGGCGGTGCTTGATGCGATGGTGCGGTTTGCGCGTGAGGGGGCGGGGAATCCGGGGCGATCGGGGCATCGGCTGGCGGTGTCGGCGGGGCGGGTGGTGTCGGGGGCACGGGGGGCGATCAGTCGGTTGATGGGGGTGGGTGATCCGTCGCGGGTGGTGTTTGGTCAGAACGGGACGGACGCGCTTAACCTGGCGATTGTGGGGATGGCGGCGGGGCTTGAGGGGCGGTTTCATGTGGTGACGACGGCGTTGGAGCACAACTCGGTGATGCGGCCGTTGGAGACGTTGAGGCGGGCGGGGCGGGTTGAGTTGACGGCGGTGGAGTTTGATGCGGAGGGGTTTGTTTCGGCATCGGAGGTGTTGGGGGCGGTGCGAGAGGAGACGCGGCTGGTGGTGATGAGTCATGCGTCGAACGTGCTGGGGACCGTGCAGCCGGTTGAGGAGGTGGCGGCGGGGCTGGTGGGTCGTGATGTGTTGTTGTGTGTTGATGCGGCGCAGACGGCAGGGGTGGTGCCGATTGAGATGGGGGGGCTGGGGGCTGATCTGCTGGCGTTCTCGGGGCACAAGGGGCTGGGTGGTCCGACGGGGACGGGGGTGTTGTGTCTGAGCGAGCGGGCAACGGGTCGGGTGCGGGCGGTGCGGAGTGGCGGGACGGGCGGGGATTCGATATCGACTGTACAGCCTGAGGGGCTGCCGGAGAGGCTAGAGGCGGGGACGGCGAACACGATCGGATTGGCGGGGTTGCTGGCAGCTATCGAGATCGTTGAGGCAGAGGGGGTTGCGGGGCGGTGGGATCGAGAGCGGGCGTTGCGGGATCGACTGGTGGCGGGTCTGCGGGGGATCGGTGGGGTGAGGGTGTTGGGTCCGGTGTCGAGTGAGGGTTGCGTGGGGGTGGTGAGTTTCGTGGCGGAGGGGATGGAGGCTGGGACGTTGGCGGGTGTGTTGGACAGTTCGTTTGGGATTGCGGTGCGGGATGGACTGCATTGTAGTCCAGGGGTGCATGGGGCGCTGGGGTTGCTGCCTGAGGGGGCGGTGCGGGTGAGTGTGGGGCCGGGGACGACGGGGGATGAGGTGGACGCGTTGGTGGGTGCGTTGAGTGCGGTTTTGGGTTGA
- a CDS encoding DinB family protein has translation MSDADVLVGFKQSLVIGWSANGDYAQRLVADLEGDQWVKQPGPGMNHPAWILAHLSLYHGVLVTLLRGGTPEDPKGHRFGMQSKPEADASVYGDPAELVARFVTGHVEVTAALEAADAAALQRAMPIERWATRFAKVSDLLGYVMLVHEATHLGQLSAWRRVQGLASV, from the coding sequence ATGTCTGATGCGGATGTGTTGGTTGGTTTTAAGCAGAGTCTGGTGATCGGGTGGTCGGCGAATGGGGATTATGCGCAGCGTCTAGTGGCGGATCTTGAGGGGGATCAGTGGGTGAAGCAGCCAGGTCCGGGGATGAACCATCCGGCGTGGATTCTGGCGCATTTGTCGTTGTATCACGGGGTGTTAGTGACGCTGCTTCGGGGCGGTACGCCTGAGGACCCGAAGGGGCATCGGTTTGGGATGCAGTCGAAGCCGGAGGCGGATGCGTCGGTTTATGGCGATCCGGCGGAGCTGGTGGCGAGGTTTGTGACGGGGCATGTGGAGGTGACGGCGGCGTTGGAGGCCGCGGATGCGGCGGCGTTGCAGCGAGCGATGCCGATTGAGCGTTGGGCGACTCGGTTTGCGAAGGTGAGTGATCTGCTAGGTTATGTGATGCTGGTGCATGAGGCGACGCATCTGGGTCAGTTGTCGGCGTGGCGGAGGGTGCAGGGGTTGGCGTCGGTGTAG
- a CDS encoding DinB family protein, whose amino-acid sequence MQQEVIGTYQMNRGMMKQLATTIPAERFAEMPSGINPPAWIVGHCCYASDGMLKMLGREKKCPESYTKLFGMGSTPVSELSAYPSAEALLSLYESIGDEVVDAAGKVTAEQLAGENPVEFARDRMPTIGGMVTFMMTMHEAMHVGQLSAWRRASGFAPLF is encoded by the coding sequence ATGCAGCAGGAAGTGATCGGGACGTATCAGATGAATCGGGGGATGATGAAGCAGTTGGCGACTACGATTCCGGCGGAGCGATTCGCTGAAATGCCGAGTGGGATCAACCCGCCGGCGTGGATTGTGGGGCACTGCTGTTATGCGAGTGATGGGATGTTGAAGATGCTGGGTCGGGAGAAGAAGTGTCCTGAGTCGTACACGAAGCTGTTTGGGATGGGTAGTACGCCTGTGTCGGAGTTGAGTGCTTATCCGTCGGCGGAGGCATTGCTGAGTCTTTATGAGTCGATCGGTGATGAGGTGGTGGACGCGGCGGGGAAGGTGACGGCGGAGCAGTTGGCGGGTGAGAATCCGGTTGAGTTTGCGCGAGACCGGATGCCGACGATTGGCGGGATGGTGACGTTTATGATGACGATGCATGAGGCGATGCATGTGGGTCAGTTGTCGGCGTGGCGGCGGGCTTCGGGTTTTGCACCATTGTTCTGA
- a CDS encoding ThiF family adenylyltransferase, which produces MKSTDDLWRYHRQMLLGGVREAGQGRLSGSRVVVVGCGALGCLSAEWLVRAGVGEVVVIDRDVVEVTNLQRQVLFDEADAAEGLPKAEAARRRLGAINGSVRVEGVVADVTAGNVERLLGLVGEGRGVDVIVDGLDNFETRYLLNDVAMKHGVAYLYGGAVGMTGAVYPVLPRTRGEDRAWEVAGVAGPDLEAIFPELPPPGSTATCDTAGVLGPVVGVVASVQAAETIKILTGQWGSVMRTMLHVDLSTNRFRQVDVAALEEGVDGRGGRYRFLEGQGESGAVVLCGRHAVQVSPAREGVRLDLEACAQRLREHGRAEATTFVVRAVLKEGDREYELTVFADGRALIKGTEQTGVARALYARYLGG; this is translated from the coding sequence GTGAAGTCGACGGACGATCTATGGCGTTATCACCGGCAGATGCTGCTGGGGGGTGTGCGTGAGGCGGGGCAGGGGCGGCTGTCGGGTTCGAGGGTGGTGGTGGTGGGGTGCGGGGCGCTGGGGTGTCTGTCGGCGGAGTGGTTGGTGCGGGCGGGTGTGGGTGAGGTGGTGGTGATTGATCGGGATGTGGTGGAGGTGACGAACCTGCAGCGGCAGGTGCTGTTTGATGAGGCGGATGCGGCGGAGGGGCTGCCTAAGGCGGAGGCGGCGCGGCGGCGGCTGGGCGCGATCAACGGGTCGGTGCGTGTGGAGGGTGTGGTGGCGGATGTGACGGCGGGGAATGTGGAGCGGCTGCTGGGGCTGGTGGGTGAGGGGCGTGGGGTGGATGTGATCGTGGATGGGCTGGATAACTTTGAGACGCGGTATTTGCTAAATGATGTCGCGATGAAGCATGGTGTGGCTTATCTGTATGGGGGAGCGGTGGGGATGACGGGTGCGGTGTATCCGGTGCTTCCTCGGACGAGGGGTGAGGATCGGGCGTGGGAGGTGGCGGGGGTGGCGGGGCCTGATCTGGAGGCGATCTTTCCGGAGTTGCCTCCGCCTGGGTCGACGGCGACGTGCGATACGGCGGGGGTGCTGGGGCCGGTGGTGGGGGTGGTGGCGAGTGTGCAGGCGGCGGAGACGATCAAGATTCTGACGGGGCAGTGGGGATCGGTGATGCGGACGATGCTGCATGTAGATTTGAGTACGAATCGTTTCCGGCAGGTGGATGTAGCTGCGCTTGAGGAGGGGGTTGATGGGCGTGGGGGGCGGTATCGGTTTTTGGAGGGGCAGGGTGAGTCGGGGGCGGTGGTGTTGTGTGGGCGTCATGCGGTGCAGGTGAGTCCGGCGCGGGAGGGGGTGCGGCTTGATCTTGAGGCGTGCGCGCAGCGGCTGCGTGAGCATGGTCGGGCTGAGGCGACGACGTTTGTGGTGCGGGCGGTGTTGAAGGAGGGTGATCGCGAGTATGAGCTGACGGTGTTTGCGGACGGTCGGGCGCTCATCAAGGGGACGGAACAAACGGGGGTGGCGCGGGCGTTGTATGCTCGTTATCTGGGTGGGTGA
- the rpsG gene encoding 30S ribosomal protein S7, translating to MGRFTASEKQLSPDPRYGDKVLSRFINCIMLDGKKAVAMRVVYGALDEIEKQTKGEPTAIDVFHKAISNVKPSVEVRSKRVGGSNYQVPMQVNRKRQQSLAFRWIIDAARAGKGRPMHLRLGRELLDASRGEGQAMNKRDQVHRMADANKAFSHFAW from the coding sequence ATGGGTCGTTTTACGGCGTCTGAGAAGCAGCTTAGTCCTGATCCTCGATACGGGGACAAGGTGTTGTCGCGGTTCATCAACTGCATCATGCTCGACGGCAAGAAGGCCGTAGCGATGCGTGTGGTGTATGGCGCGTTGGATGAGATCGAGAAGCAGACCAAGGGTGAGCCGACGGCGATCGACGTGTTCCATAAGGCGATCAGCAATGTGAAGCCTTCGGTGGAGGTTCGGTCGAAGCGTGTGGGTGGTTCGAACTATCAGGTGCCGATGCAGGTGAATCGCAAGCGTCAGCAGAGTTTGGCGTTTCGCTGGATCATTGATGCGGCGCGGGCTGGCAAGGGTCGCCCGATGCACCTGCGTCTTGGTCGGGAACTGCTGGACGCTTCGCGTGGCGAGGGTCAGGCGATGAACAAGCGGGATCAGGTGCACCGGATGGCGGACGCGAACAAGGCGTTCTCCCACTTCGCCTGGTGA
- the rpsL gene encoding 30S ribosomal protein S12, producing MPTINQLIRNPRRDPAYKSKVKDLDQSPQRRGVCLQVKTVTPKKPNSALRKVARVRLSNGKEVTAYIGGEGHNLQEHSIVLVRGGRVRDLPGVRYHVVRGALDCLGVDGRKRGRSKYGVKKTGK from the coding sequence ATGCCCACGATCAATCAGTTGATCCGCAATCCCCGACGCGACCCGGCTTACAAGTCGAAGGTGAAGGACCTGGATCAGAGTCCGCAGCGTCGTGGTGTTTGTTTGCAGGTGAAGACGGTTACGCCAAAGAAGCCTAACTCGGCGCTGCGTAAGGTGGCTCGTGTGCGGTTGTCGAATGGCAAGGAAGTGACGGCGTACATCGGTGGCGAGGGACACAACCTGCAGGAGCACTCGATTGTGCTGGTGCGTGGTGGTCGTGTTCGTGACCTTCCTGGTGTTCGTTACCACGTTGTGCGTGGTGCGCTTGACTGTCTTGGTGTGGATGGCCGCAAGCGTGGTCGTTCGAAGTACGGTGTGAAGAAGACCGGCAAGTAA
- a CDS encoding glycosyltransferase family 2 protein — MPNITVLICCANAADTLEDACRSAAWADELLIIDSGSTDNTEQIARQHATRYIQEPWRGFGEQKIFGAAQARNDWVFILDHDEQIDTQLATTLQNLTDAELDAIDVAHVPRKNYIYNRHARAWDPDHQTRLIHRHRARWNDDVLHDSCLPSTPNREKHLTGALLHKRTSSAGFEDYFSGRRLDARLLLVARQQYEQGKRATPLDILLRPWMTFLKLMLLKGGLLDGTFGVLVAQKTALTTQLKYAALWAVQNGHDTQNPDRSKSI, encoded by the coding sequence ATGCCCAACATCACCGTCCTCATCTGCTGCGCCAACGCCGCCGACACCCTCGAAGACGCCTGCCGCTCCGCCGCATGGGCCGATGAACTCCTCATCATCGATTCCGGCTCAACCGACAACACCGAGCAGATCGCCAGACAACACGCCACCCGCTACATCCAGGAACCCTGGCGCGGCTTCGGCGAACAGAAAATCTTCGGCGCCGCCCAGGCCCGCAACGACTGGGTCTTCATCCTCGACCACGATGAACAAATCGACACTCAACTCGCCACCACCCTCCAGAACCTCACCGACGCCGAACTCGACGCCATCGACGTCGCCCACGTCCCCAGAAAAAACTACATCTACAACCGACACGCCCGCGCCTGGGACCCCGACCACCAAACCCGCCTCATCCACCGCCACCGCGCCCGCTGGAACGATGACGTCCTTCACGACTCCTGCCTGCCCTCAACCCCAAACCGAGAAAAGCATCTCACCGGCGCGTTGCTCCACAAACGAACCTCCTCCGCCGGCTTCGAGGACTACTTCTCCGGCCGCCGGCTCGACGCAAGACTCCTCCTCGTCGCAAGACAGCAATACGAACAAGGCAAACGCGCCACACCCCTCGACATCCTCCTCCGCCCGTGGATGACGTTTCTAAAACTCATGCTCCTAAAGGGAGGGCTCCTCGACGGAACCTTTGGCGTCCTCGTCGCCCAAAAAACCGCTCTCACCACCCAACTCAAATACGCCGCCCTCTGGGCCGTCCAAAACGGACACGACACACAAAACCCCGACCGCTCCAAATCCATCTAA
- a CDS encoding glycosyltransferase family 4 protein encodes MKILVTIERFDPGKGGAERSTQQVVEGLRDRGHEVTLAAGVVMEGAAIEGVRIESAGMQKLKRGSEVWRYRGFVAGLIKGGGYEGSLSVTTLASAAVVEPRAGVYRFLHRAALRWQAGGVGRLGRRLGLVMSPKQRAMRAAEAETLGDSGVKRFVALSRFMREQLVAGGVDEERVVVIPNAAQRPVMGEGDRERVRAVWGVGEGEVVFVFPAHAVRRKGGWPLVAAMKLVKDERAVLVMVCPEERGLRAWVERCGVGGRVRLVGESRAMGEVYAGADVVVLPSYYDPASKVVAEALLAGTPVITTRTNGACDLVEPGAIEGLADGRWRGRVVDDADDVAGLVRAMDELCDEGVRRGCAEAAAAVAGVCSMERHVERLEGEIVAAGR; translated from the coding sequence GTGAAGATTCTGGTGACGATTGAGCGTTTTGATCCGGGGAAGGGTGGTGCGGAGCGATCGACGCAGCAGGTGGTGGAGGGCTTGCGGGATCGAGGGCATGAGGTGACGCTGGCGGCGGGCGTGGTGATGGAGGGGGCGGCGATCGAGGGGGTGCGGATCGAATCGGCGGGGATGCAGAAGCTCAAGAGGGGGTCGGAGGTGTGGCGGTACCGGGGTTTTGTGGCGGGGTTAATTAAGGGAGGTGGGTATGAGGGGTCGTTGTCGGTGACGACGCTGGCGTCGGCGGCGGTGGTGGAGCCGCGGGCGGGGGTGTATCGGTTTTTGCATCGTGCGGCGCTGCGTTGGCAGGCGGGAGGTGTGGGGCGGCTGGGTCGGCGGCTGGGGCTGGTGATGAGCCCGAAGCAGCGGGCGATGCGGGCGGCGGAGGCGGAGACGCTTGGGGACTCGGGGGTGAAGCGGTTTGTCGCGCTGAGTCGTTTTATGCGGGAGCAGTTGGTGGCGGGTGGTGTGGATGAGGAGCGGGTGGTGGTGATCCCCAACGCTGCGCAGCGACCTGTGATGGGCGAGGGTGATCGGGAGCGCGTTCGAGCGGTGTGGGGTGTGGGGGAGGGTGAGGTGGTGTTTGTGTTTCCGGCGCATGCGGTGCGTCGGAAGGGGGGTTGGCCGTTGGTGGCGGCGATGAAGTTGGTGAAGGATGAGCGGGCGGTGTTGGTGATGGTGTGTCCGGAGGAGCGGGGCTTGCGAGCGTGGGTGGAGCGGTGTGGTGTGGGAGGGCGGGTGCGGTTGGTGGGTGAGAGTCGGGCGATGGGAGAGGTGTATGCGGGGGCGGATGTTGTGGTGCTGCCGAGTTATTACGATCCGGCGAGCAAGGTGGTGGCGGAGGCGTTGCTGGCGGGTACGCCTGTGATCACGACGCGGACGAACGGGGCTTGTGATCTGGTGGAGCCGGGGGCGATCGAGGGGTTGGCGGATGGTCGGTGGCGTGGTCGGGTGGTGGATGATGCCGATGATGTGGCGGGGTTGGTGCGGGCGATGGATGAGTTGTGTGATGAGGGGGTGAGGCGGGGGTGCGCGGAGGCGGCTGCAGCGGTGGCGGGGGTGTGTTCGATGGAGCGGCATGTGGAGCGGTTGGAGGGGGAGATAGTGGCGGCGGGTCGCTGA
- a CDS encoding glycosyltransferase family 9 protein — protein MGRSGRKRLLVYFPTWLGDGVMATVALSELRGVFSEDEWEVVGYPPRGLRGLFKPLAGVDRWLGRWSGMGLWAEACWLRGLGFDAVLLLPNSFRSALVVWLAGIPRRIGYARDGRGWLLTDRAEARREGGKWAAEPAVDYYLRLVRRLGGGGEGMSAMRLVVTEAQRREMGERLEALGVGAGDRVVVLNPGASKVMKRWPAERYGALADRLAETFGVVVLVSGSPGERGIAGEVVASSETGVVDVTGRLSVGLLKALMERAALLVTNDTGPRHVAAAVGTSVVTLFGPTGPEWTVIPFDRDVHVIARDRRRIGDGFAGGTMGAITVEEVFEAAAGVLRVEGDQA, from the coding sequence ATGGGTCGGTCTGGCCGGAAGCGGTTGCTGGTTTATTTTCCGACGTGGCTGGGGGATGGTGTGATGGCGACGGTGGCGCTGTCGGAGTTGCGTGGGGTGTTTTCGGAGGATGAGTGGGAGGTGGTGGGTTATCCGCCTCGGGGGTTGCGGGGGTTGTTCAAGCCGCTGGCGGGTGTGGATCGGTGGCTTGGTCGGTGGTCGGGGATGGGGTTGTGGGCGGAGGCGTGCTGGTTGCGGGGGCTGGGTTTTGATGCGGTGCTGCTGCTGCCGAACAGTTTTCGGAGTGCGCTGGTGGTGTGGCTGGCGGGGATTCCGCGACGGATCGGGTATGCGCGGGATGGGAGAGGGTGGCTGTTGACGGATCGAGCGGAGGCGAGACGAGAGGGTGGGAAGTGGGCAGCGGAGCCGGCGGTGGATTACTACTTGAGGCTGGTGCGGAGGCTTGGTGGTGGCGGTGAGGGGATGTCGGCGATGAGGTTGGTGGTGACTGAGGCGCAGCGGAGAGAGATGGGGGAGCGGCTGGAGGCGCTTGGTGTGGGTGCGGGGGATCGGGTGGTGGTGTTGAATCCTGGGGCGAGCAAGGTGATGAAGCGGTGGCCTGCGGAGCGGTATGGGGCGCTGGCGGATCGGTTGGCGGAGACGTTTGGGGTGGTGGTGTTGGTGAGTGGGTCGCCTGGGGAGCGGGGGATTGCGGGGGAGGTGGTGGCGTCGTCGGAGACGGGGGTGGTGGATGTGACGGGTCGGTTGTCGGTGGGTTTGCTCAAGGCGCTGATGGAGCGGGCGGCGTTGCTGGTGACGAATGACACGGGCCCGCGGCATGTGGCGGCGGCGGTGGGGACGTCGGTGGTGACGTTGTTTGGTCCGACGGGGCCGGAGTGGACGGTGATTCCGTTTGATCGGGATGTGCATGTGATTGCGCGGGATCGGCGGCGGATAGGGGATGGGTTTGCTGGGGGGACGATGGGGGCGATCACAGTGGAGGAGGTGTTTGAGGCGGCGGCGGGGGTGTTGAGGGTTGAGGGGGATCAGGCGTGA
- the gmk gene encoding guanylate kinase: protein MAETRGLLVILSGPSGVGKTTIARAMREGLGAEWSVSLTTREQTVKDGADYRFVSHDDFRRAVEAGELLEWAEVFGNCYGTPKGPVEAALGEGRLILVEIDVQGAIQVKGHYPEALAIFVEPPSEEALLTRLRERKRESEEKIQRRFAEATREIRDAKSSGVYDVFVVNDDLAKAVEKTDEAIRGRLVGAG from the coding sequence GTGGCTGAAACACGAGGCTTGCTGGTGATTTTGTCGGGACCGAGTGGGGTGGGTAAGACGACGATTGCGCGGGCGATGCGGGAGGGCTTGGGTGCGGAGTGGAGCGTGTCGCTAACGACTCGTGAGCAGACGGTGAAGGATGGCGCGGATTACCGGTTTGTGAGTCACGATGATTTTCGTCGGGCGGTGGAGGCGGGTGAGTTGTTGGAATGGGCGGAGGTTTTTGGGAACTGCTACGGGACGCCTAAGGGCCCGGTGGAGGCGGCGTTGGGTGAGGGACGTTTGATCCTGGTGGAGATTGATGTGCAGGGGGCGATTCAGGTGAAAGGTCATTACCCGGAGGCGTTGGCGATTTTTGTTGAGCCGCCGAGTGAGGAGGCGTTGTTGACGCGGCTGCGGGAGCGCAAGCGGGAGTCGGAGGAGAAGATCCAGCGGCGTTTTGCGGAGGCGACGCGGGAGATCCGGGATGCGAAGTCGAGCGGGGTTTATGACGTTTTTGTGGTGAATGATGATTTGGCGAAGGCGGTGGAGAAGACGGATGAGGCGATCCGTGGGCGGCTGGTGGGGGCGGGGTGA